The Balneolaceae bacterium sequence ACTCTCCAACAACCCGCAGGACATCAATCTGCGCCACAACGTCCTTTCCAACGCCCGTACCCTCATCAGCAAGTTCAAGGACATGGGGTCCGACATGAAGGACATCGACGAGCAGACCCTGGCTGCCGCCCGCAACCGGGTGGACAAGGTGAACACCCTGCTGGGACAGCTCGCCGACATCAACGCCGATATCGCCCGGGCCGAGGCTACGGGACAGCCCGACCTGAACAGCAAGGACCGGCAGCTGGAGCTGCTGAAGACCCTCTCCTCCCAGATCACCGTGGAGGCCCGTTACCAGAACGACGGCACACTGGAGGCGCGCGTGGGCGGGGTGACCGTGCTTTCAGGCACCGAGACCGCCACCCTGCGGCCGGAAGTAGACACCGAGAACCGCGTTTTCCGCGTCCGTCTCGACAACGGCAAACTGCTGGACATCGGGCGGGGTGAGCTGGGGGCCGACGCGCACATGTTCGAGGAGGTGGTCCCCGGGGTGCGTAACACCCTTGACAAGATCGCCAATTCGGTGGTCGAGCAGGTGAACGCCCTCCACATCAACGGTTACGGCGTCGCCGACAACGGGCAGCGCAATTTCTTTGATCCCGCAGGCGACACGGCCGAGTCCATTGCCCTGAATCAAACCATCGTTGACAACCCCGAACATATCGCCACCTCTTCGGTGGCT is a genomic window containing:
- the flgK gene encoding flagellar hook-associated protein FlgK → MAKNGLLSSQKASGVVSHNIANANTPGYTRQRAELSEQIHRQGGFTLGRGVTIAQVKRLRNNLIDEQIMMKEHELGDLNERNRIYQQIEGAMVTTTGDGLDVGITDFFNSFSELSNNPQDINLRHNVLSNARTLISKFKDMGSDMKDIDEQTLAAARNRVDKVNTLLGQLADINADIARAEATGQPDLNSKDRQLELLKTLSSQITVEARYQNDGTLEARVGGVTVLSGTETATLRPEVDTENRVFRVRLDNGKLLDIGRGELGADAHMFEEVVPGVRNTLDKIANSVVEQVNALHINGYGVADNGQRNFFDPAGDTAESIALNQTIVDNPEHIATSSVAGEAGNNDNALQIANLQNLSLLDGESLASNAVQMMTDPGMRITELENRITSRESARQLLINQQESQSGVNIDEELSDLIKYQNAYQASARVLNEGQKMYDTLLSIL